The Benincasa hispida cultivar B227 chromosome 11, ASM972705v1, whole genome shotgun sequence genome has a segment encoding these proteins:
- the LOC120090249 gene encoding protein ALTERED XYLOGLUCAN 4-like, protein MRFSNSQLAEKPHHNRHLQRERWSWLSPLLWSFLGMTAIVSFFFFFFSSLTPPNPFLVLRPKLLGLQSVHDPIASPPKEKQRCNLFKGNWVKGVKGAVMYTNWSCPTIPESKNCFKHGRKDMDFVNWRWKPDECELPRFDPTAFLHLLRGKKLAFIGDSVARNHMESLLCIISQVESPEDVYKDSEDRFRRWYFPKSEVTLMMLWTKFLVAGEERVVNGTGTGIFDLQFDKLDDGWTRHLPDIDYAIISNGHWFFRVMYLHEGTNLANCVYCSDPNITNHDPDFALKMAFRAAFKYINDCKSCGKLVTFVRTFSPAHFENGVWNTGGYCNRTRPSRLENINLESFDWKMREVQIEEIEKAKREGETRRFQVIDVTMAMMMRADGHPGEFWGNKWMKGYNDCVHWCLPGPIDAWNDLLMALITKEDALDS, encoded by the exons ATGAGATTCTCAAACTCTCAATTGGCAGAGAAACCCCATCATAATCGCCATCTGCAGAGGGAGAGATGGAGTTGGTTGAGCCCTCTGTTATGGTCATTCTTAGGAATGACTGCCAttgtttccttcttcttcttcttcttctcctccctTACGCCTCCAAACCCATTTCTAGTTCTTCGTCCAAAGCTTCTTGGCCTTCAATCCGTCCATGATCCCATCGCCAGCCCTCCAAAAG aGAAACAGAGGTGCAATTTGTTCAAAGGGAATTGGGTGAAAGGCGTAAAAGGGGCAGTGATGTACACAAATTGGAGCTGCCCGACGATTCCAGAATCGAAAAATTGCTTTAAACACGGGAGAAAGGATATGGATTTTGTGAATTGGAGATGGAAGCCAGATGAATGTGAGCTTCCTCGTTTTGATCCTACGGcgtttcttcatcttcttcgtgGGAAGAAACTCGCATTTATCGGTGATTCTGTTGCTAGAAATCACATGGAATCTCTTCTCTGCATCATATCACAG GTAGAAAGTCCAGAAGATGTGTACAAAGACTCGGAAGATAGGTTTAGAAGATGGTATTTTCCAAAAAGTGAGGTAACCCTAATGATGCTTTGGACAAAATTCCTTGTGGCTGGGGAGGAGAGAGTTGTAAATGGAACGGGAACCGGCATTTTCGACCTACAATTCGACAAGCTCGACGATGGCTGGACGCGACACCTACCCGATATTGACTACGCCATCATCTCCAATGGCCATTGGTTTTTCCGAGTGATGTACTTGCATGAAGGTACCAACCTTGCCAATTGCGTCTATTGCAGTGATCCAAACATCACAAATCACGATCCCGACTTTGCCTTGAAAATGGCTTTTCGAGCAGCTTTTAAGTACATCAACGATTGCAAAAGCTGTGGTAAGTTGGTGACATTTGTAAGGACATTCTCGCCTGCCCATTTCgagaatggggtttggaacACGGGTGGGTATTGCAATAGAACCCGACCCTCGAGGTTAGAGAACATCAATTTAGAGAGCTTCGATTGGAAGATGAGGGAGGTTCAAATAGAAGAGATTGAAAAGGCAAAAAGAGAAGGGGAGACGAGGAGATTTCAGGTAATCGACGTGACGATGGCTATGATGATGAGAGCGGACGGGCACCCGGGGGAATTTTGGGGAAACAAATGGATGAAAGGGTACAATGACTGTGTGCATTGGTGCTTGCCAGGCCCCATTGATGCTTGGAATGATCTCTTGATGGCCCTTATCACAAAGGAGGACGCTTTAGATTCTTAA